From a region of the Panicum virgatum strain AP13 chromosome 2K, P.virgatum_v5, whole genome shotgun sequence genome:
- the LOC120681505 gene encoding serine carboxypeptidase 1-like, with translation MRNTASLLFYLLLLICAAALHADASQEAKLREFIRSRRNSRSDKGTFKVSNIGERVASGLQRTSYSGGADQSALKAADKITSLPGQPDGVDFDQYGGYITVDEEKGRALFYYLVEAPQDASTKPLLLWLNGGPGCSSLGYGAMQELGPFRVNSDNKTLSRNKYAWNNVANVIFLESPAGVGFSYSNTSSDYDLSGDQRTADDAYLFLVNWLERFPEYKSRPFYISGESFAGHYVPELAATILIQNSYNSKTVINLRGILVGNPLLDWNMNFKGRVDYYWSHGSMSDEVFANITRHCDFGNSDDDVVCDGAIDAFDPGQIDYYNIYAPVCVDAANGAYYPSGYLPGYDPCSDYYTYAYLNDPAVQNAFHAKMTEWSGCANLHWKDAPISMVPTISWLIEKKLPVWIFSGDFDSVCPLPATRYSIRDLNLHVTTPWRPWTVNMEVGGYVQQYKGGFTFASVRGAGHMVPSSQPVRGLALLDSFLKGMLPPYVPEQ, from the exons CGCCGCTGCACTGCACGCAGATGCGTCCCAAGAGGCTAAATTGAGAGAGTTCATCAGGTCTAGGAGGAACAGCCGTAGCGACAAGGGAACGTTTAAGGTGAGCAACATTGGCGAGAGGGTTGCCAGCGGCCTGCAGAGAACAAGCTACTCCGGCGGCGCGGACCAGAGCGCCCTGAAGGCGGCTGACAAGATCACGTCGCTGCCGGGGCAACCGGACGGCGTCGACTTCGACCAGTACGGCGGCTACATCACCGTCGACGAGGAGAAGGGCCGCGCGCTCTTCTACTACTTGGTGGAGGCGCCGCAGGATGCCTCCACAAAGCCGCTCCTCCTGTGGCTTAATGGAG GGCCAGGATGCTCCTCGCTTGGCTACGGAGCAATGCAGGAACTGGGCCCATTCCGTGTAAACAGTGACAACAAAACGCTGAGCAGGAACAAGTATGCTTGGAATAACG TGGCTAATGTGATCTTCTTGGAATCGCCGGCCGGTGTTGGATTTTCTTACTCCAACACCTCTTCGGACTATGACCTCAGTGGAGACCAGAGGACAGCTGATGATGCCTACTTGTTTCTGGTTAATTGGTTGGAGCGTTTCCCTGAGTACAAAAGCCGCCCCTTCTACATCTCCGGGGAGAGCTTCGCCGGACACTacgtgcccgagcttgctgccACCATTCTCATCCAGAATTCGTACAACAGCAAGACAGTCATAAACCTACGGGGCATCTTG GTTGGAAATCCACTTCTGGACTGGAACATGAACTTCAAGGGCAGAGTTGACTACTACTGGAGCCATGGATCAATGTCAGACGAGGTCTTTGCCAACATAACTAGGCACTGCGATTTCGGCAACTCAGACGACGACGTGGTGTGCGATGGCGCTATAGATGCTTTCGATCCTGGACAAATtgattattacaacatatatgcTCCAGTCTGTGTTGATGCGGCCAACGGAGCATACTACCCCAGTGGCTAC TTACCTGGGTATGATCCCTGCAGCGACTACTACACCTACGCCTACCTCAATGACCCAGCAGTGCAGAATGCTTTCCACGCTAAAATGACAGAGTGGTCAGGATGCGC AAACTTGCACTGGAAAGATGCGCCGATTTCCATGGTGCCGACAATCTCGTGGCTAATTGAGAAGAAGCTACCTGTCTGGATTTTTAG TGGTGATTTTGATTCCGTATGCCCACTCCCCGCTACGAGGTATTCCATCCGTGATCTTAACCTGCACGTCACAACTCCATGGCGCCCGTGGACAGTAAACATGGAG GTAGGAGGATATGTGCAGCAGTACAAGGGAGGATTCACATTTGCTTCCGTTAGAGGAGCTGGTCACATGGTTCCGTCCTCCCAACCTGTGAGAGGACTAGCATTGCTGGACTCCTTCCTGAAAGGGATGCTCCCACCATACGTTCCGGAGCAGTGA
- the LOC120681496 gene encoding serine carboxypeptidase 1-like, with protein sequence MRTDAYLTHLIFLLLVSVAVLHAHASQKAQLENVAVLHAHASQQAQLEKFILSRRARTSSSEASLHGWSGVSVRSSLQVRAGYLGSDQSALKAADKIPALPGQPKGVDFDQYGGYVTVDEKNGRALFYYFVEAPQDASSKPLLLWLNGGPGCSSLGFGGMLELGPFRVNNDNKTLSRNRHAWNEVANVIFLESPAGVGFSYSNTSSDYDESGDSKTAEDAYIFLVNWLERFPEYKTRAFYISGESYAGHYVPQLAATILSHNMHHNRTIINLQGILVGNPYLDRYKNQKGRFEYLHSHGLFSDEVLANVTSHCNFNSSDAEACLRTTDWFYYGPVDPYNIYAPICIDEPDGSYHSSSYLPGYNACDYYPTVTYLNNPLVQEAFHARKTEWGGCTDLGWKDAPDSMVPTLKWLIKHGLPIWLFSGDFDAICPLTATRYTIQDLNLSVTKPWRPWTANMEVGGYVQQYTGGFTFVSVRAAGHMVPSFQPERGLILLHYFLKGVLPPFTQE encoded by the exons ATGAGGACCGATGCTTACCTGACACACCTTATCTTCTTGCTTCTGGTCTCTGTGGCTGTGTTGCACGCTCATGCGTCGCAGAAAGCTCAGCTCGAGAATGTGGCTGTGTTGCACGCTCATGCCTCGCAGCAAGCTCAGCTCGAGAAATTCATCTTGTCCAGAAGAGCTAGAACTAGCAGCAGTGAGGCTAGTCTACATGGGTGGTCTGGTGTCAGTGTGAGGAGCAGCCTCCAAGTCCGAGCAGGGTACTTGGGCTCCGACCAGAGTGCTCTGAAGGCGGCCGACAAGATCCCGGCGCTGCCAGGCCAGCCGAAGGGCGTCGACTTCGACCAGTACGGCGGGTACGTGACCGTCGACGAGAAGAACGGCCGCGCGCTCTTCTACTACTTCGTGGAAGCGCCGCAGGATGCGTCGTCGAAGCCACTCCTCCTGTGGCTTAATGGAG GGCCTGGATGTTCGTCCCTTGGGTTTGGAGGGATGCTAGAACTGGGCCCGTTCCGGGTGAACAACGACAACAAAACGCTCAGCAGGAACAGGCATGCATGGAACGAAG TGGCTAATGTGATATTTTTGGAGTCGCCCGCTGGCGTTGGATTCTCCTACTCAAACACATCCTCTGATTACGATGAGAGCGGGGACTCAAAAACAGCAGAGGACGCCTACATCTTTCTCGTCAATTGGCTCGAGAGATTCCCCGAGTACAAGACCCGTGCCTTCTACATCTCCGGTGAGAGCTACGCCGGTCACTATGTCCCGCAGCTGGCCGCTACCATCCTAAGCCACAACATGCACCACAATAGAACAATAATAAACCTTCAGGGCATTCTG GTTGGCAACCCATATCTAGATCGTTATAAAAATCAGAAGGGGCGCTTCGAGTATCTGCACAGCCATGGGCTGTTTTCTGATGAGGTTTTGGCCAATGTCACCAGTCACTGCAATTTCAACTCTTCAGATGCTGAAGCATGCTTACGGACAACCGACTGGTTTTACTACGGCCCCGTCGATCCCTACAACATATACGCGCCCATCTGCATCGACGAACCTGATGGATCCTACCATTCCAGCAGCTAT CTACCAGGGTACAATGCATGTGACTACTATCCTACAGTAACATACCTCAATAATCCTTTGGTGCAAGAGGCTTTTCATGCTAGGAAGACTGAATGGGGTGGCTGCAC AGATCTAGGTTGGAAAGATGCGCCAGATTCTATGGTCCCAACTCTCAAATGGCTCATCAAGCATGGGCTGCCCATATGGTTGTTTAG TGGAGATTTCGATGCCATATGCCCACTCACCGCAACAAGGTACACTATCCAAGATCTGAACCTCTCGGTCACAAAGCCATGGCGTCCATGGACAGCAAACATGGAG GTGGGAGGCTATGTTCAGCAATACACTGGAGGTTTCACATTTGTATCCGTGAGGGCCGCTGGGCATATGGTTCCATCATTCCAACCTGAGAGAGGACTCATACTGCTTCACTATTTCCTCAAAGGGGTGCTCCCACCTTTTACACAAGAATAG